Below is a window of Cytophagaceae bacterium DNA.
CCTTTTACATATGCACTTTCGGGATTAATTATGGTTTTAAAATCATTTTCGGAGCGACTCCATCCCCGACTTGCCTGGATTTTGATTCTGTTCAATCATTTCAGTTTGGTATTGGCGGTGTCATTTAATGAGCATTTTGAATTCCGTGAGACATTGATATTCCTAAGCGGAGTATCAGTATCCGGAATAATCGGATATCTGAGTTTGGCAAGATTAAAAAAGCTGGAGCCAGATTATTTTGACCTGAATGAATATTACGGACATATCAGTAAATATCCGATTCTGGGTTTTGTCTTTCTGATTGCTATGTTGGGATTAACCGGTTTTCCGATTACACCTTCTTTTATTGGTGAGGATTTGCTTTTCAGCCATATTAAGCAAAACCAGTTTTTTCTGGGCATGTTTACCGCTCTGAGTTTTATCATCAGTGGTATAGCATTAATCAGAATATATGCCAGATTGTTTTTGGGACCACAGCAAAACCCTATGCAATCAAACCCAATAAAATCTTCTTAAAATATTTTTTTCAGAATAAATAAAGCATTAAAAAACAATAACATGAGTAATTATTTAAAGAATTTACCAAAAGACGGTTGGGCCGGTTTCAAAGAGAGTTTCTCTTCAGATTCCATTTCCGGATTCATCGTTTTCTTATTGGCTCTTCCACTTAGTTTGGGCATAGCCAAGGCTTCAGAATTCCCTCCAATCATGGGTCTTCTAACAGCCATTATTGGCGGAGTGGTTGTGAGTTTTCTTGCAGGATCACCGCTTACAATTAAAGGTGCCGCGGCGGGTTTGATAGTAATCGCTGCTGAATGTGTAGCTGAATTCGGTGGTGGCGAAACAGGCTGGCATCTTGCACTGGGTGCAATTGTTGTGGCCGGTGTGGTTCAGGTTCTGTTTGGGCTATTTAAATTAGGAAAACTTACCGACATTTTTCCGCTTTCTGCAGTTCATGGAATGCTGGCAGCAATTGGAATTATTATTATTTCAAAACAAATACCGATTTTACTGGATATTGACCCGGCCCTGACCAAAGGAAAAAGCACTTTTGAGTTAATCGGAAATATTCCATATTATTTTATGCACCTTGACCCAAAGGCTACTTTGATCGGAATCGTAAGTCTGGCGGTGATGCTGATCTGGCCTATGCTTTCAGAGTCTCCATTGAAAAAAATTCCGGCACCTTTAGTGGTTCTGTTATTTGCAATTCCTGCCGAGCTAATGCTAGATTTCCAAACCACTGAGCCTATTTATGCATTGGTACATTTAGGCAATTTGGTTGACAGTATTAAAATCAATGTGAGTTTTGATGGTGTGCATGAAATAGGGGTATTCACAAAATACGTAATCATGTTTGCCTTGGTAGGAAGTCTTGAGTCACTTTTGACCGTAAAGGCCATCGACATGATTGACCATTATAAAAGAAAATCAAATACCAACAAAGACCTCATAGCAGTGGGAATAGGAAACATCATAGCCGGTGTTTTGGGTGGTTTACCTATGATTTCAGAGGTAGCACGTAGCTCGGCCAATGTTGCCAATAAGGCACGCACACGCTGGGCAAACTTCTTCCATGGATTCTTTATTTTGGTTTTTGTATTGTTTGCTTCACATTTGATTGAGCTCATTCCCAATACTGCCCTGGCCGCAATGTTGATTACGGTGGGAATCAGACTGGCACATCCTAAAGAGTTTATGCATGCATTGCATATTGGTAAAGAGCAACTTTTCATTTTTGTTGTGACTATCATTTTTACTTTATGGATTGACCTTTTAGTGGGAATTGCCGCTGGTATGTTGGCTGAGATTATCATCAATCTCCTGAACGGAAAACCGCTTTCGGTTATATTCAAAACGCCAACTGAGGTTTCGTTTACCGAAAACAAATACCTGGTTAAAATCAGCAAAGCGGCTGTATTTACCAATTTTATGGGTATAAAAAGAAAATTGGAAGCTTTGCCACCCCAGTTTTATGTAGAAATAGACCTTGAAGATACCCTTTTGGTTGATCACTCAGTGATGGACAACCTTCATAATTTCAAAAATTCTTATGAAAATGAAGGAGGAAAAGTGGTAATCAAAGGTCTTGACAAGCATAAGCCTTTGTCGGGGCATGCTGCATCGGCACGTAAAAAAGTATCCTAGTCTTTTTTAATCAGGGGTTTCCTTTAGGGTTTTTGGAAACTCCCTGATTTTTTTATGAAATTTCCGGAAATATTTTTTGCAAATAATCCCATGATCTCTTCTTTTTTTGGGCTTAACAATAAACCATTTTAGCTCAAAATCAATCTGTTTTCTTGAAAAATAATTTCCGGAATGTTAATTACATCATTCCCTGGATTCATTTTGCAATATTTTAATTGAAATCTCAATGAAGAATTACATAAAAATATTAACGATTTTATCTGTCATTTCAAACCAGCTCAATGCCCAAACTATCTCTCATAATAATGACATTTGGTTGCATTATTTCGGAAAATTTAACCTCAAAGGTCGCAGTTCGGTGAGTTTTGAAGCTACCAGCCGTTATGCCAACGGTTTCTCTGAAAAACAACAATATTTCATAAGGCCATCGGTTGACTATAAATTTTCAAAAAATCTAACTGGCAGTGTTGGGTACTCACATTACAAAACCTATGTATATGGAAAACCGGCCATTAATAAAATCCCCATTCCGGAAAACCACGCTTGGTTACAAGCCACTATAATCAGCCAAATATCAAAATTAAAAATTACCAACCGGCTCCGGGATGAGAACCGTTGGGTGGGTATTGCCGGAAATGAAAACAATAGCAATGAGCTCACTATTGTTGATTATACCTATCGAAACAGGCTACGTCATATGATTTTGGCCATTTACCCCATCATCAAGATATCTAAAAAATACCAGTTAAGTGCAATAGCAGGTGATGAGGCTTTCTATAACATTGGAAAATATGCAGGAGCCACTTTTTTGAACCAAAACAGAATAATTGGAGGGATGGGTCTCACCATAAATCCTCATATACAGTTTCAACTGGCCTATATACACCAGCATATCTGGAATTTCAGCAATACTATCAGAGAATCAAATCCTACGGTCAGGTTTTCGGTTTATACCAACGTTGATCTTTTTGGTTCAAAAAATCAGTGAGTTTTTGGTAAAATCCTTTTTGCAGCCATTAAAATATTAACCTTCGCAATACAATATTAAACAGTATTTAAAAAATAATTATGATGGGCAATTCAACACCCCTCATTCTTAGCAATTGCATAAATCACTTTTCCTGAAACGGTGAGATTGAATACTTTATCATCCACTGTCGGATGGAGTAGTTCCCAGTGTTTTCCTTTATCAGAAGATCTGTAGATGCCTTTGGGGTGACCGCAATAAAAATAATTGCCTGCCTGTATCACATTCGCAATGTTAGCATGCGGAGGAAGTCCGGCATCAATGGCCTGCCAGGTTTTTCCGTCATCTTTTGAAGTTCTCACCCTTCGGGTCTTTGAAGTGGTGTTATATGTAATACCCACAAATCCATCTTTTATACGGGCAAGATAAATACCTACCCCACCCTCACTTACAGCTTTTTTCCAACTTACCCCATTATCTGTTGAACGGATGATTCCTTCCTGACTGGTAGCCAATAGCACCCCATTGGTCTCCTGAATATTCCCCATAGAACCTTTATGCACTTTTTTCCAGGTCTTTCCACCATCTGAAGACCTGAAGAGTCCATTATCCCCGGCAATCATAAAGACGCCACTTTTTAATTCGGTTAAATTTCCGGGATTTTCATCAATAGGAAGGTTTTTGAAAACAGGTGACCATGTATTTGTTCCTGGATTTTTCTTCGAAATCTTTCCATTGTAGGCAACTGCATACATTCCCGACTTACACATTGAAATTTCACCATGTATTTTGAGTGCAGGGTCTTTTTCCCAGGCAGGAGACAATGAATTTGAATTTCTAGTATACATTTCATCTTTTGAGTGTATGTAAAGCTTATTACTGTTTGTTAAAAATTCAGGGTCCTCCATGTGTGCGGGCAAGCCATTGCTGATATCCTGCCAGGTTTTGCCATAGTCAAGTGACTGAAAAATCACATTACTTCCACCAAAATCGCTACTTTTGAGAAACTGAGGCATGGGTTTTAAGAAAGGATTCTCGGAAACCGGAAACAGAAAAACTAAAATTTGAAAAATGACTAAAAAAGATACTTTCAAAATATTCATTGCAAAAAATGGTTTCGTGAAATAATAGGGTAAAAGTATGTTGATAAAATTTTAGGGAATTATTAATTATGTAAAAATGTGTAAAGGAATTGTAAAATAATAAATGTAATACTTTTTACCCGGGAGTTCCAATGATTTGAAAAAAGTCTCCGGAATTCTAAAACTGCGATAAACCGACATAAAAAATGTTAACATTTTCAGAAGAATTTGTACTTAAATATCGAATTTGAAAACTTTCTATCAAAAGAATACCACCTAATCGGATTGATGCTTATATATTATTAAATTTCATATCCGGAAGCCATATTTTGTGAATTGCCGGTAATTAAGATGTGTTTTTTTCAGTATTCCTTCTACAATAATTTTTCTGGTGATTTTACTTTTCACCAAAAAAACAATTGCCTTCCAGCTTTTCGAAACCTAAAATTTCCTTTAAATTTTCGCAGTCCAAATTATTATCATCTAGGGGGTTTTATTTTCTTAAAAATTGGAAAACTAACTTTTCTAAATAAAGCAAAATACTTCAGAAAAATCCATATAAACAGATTGTTTAACGCATTGAGATTGTTGATCTTTTGAAATAAATCATATATTGTAATGAGCCGTAAATCAAAATACTACTTTTTATCCTTTATAAAACACGATTTCAAGTCAAGTATTACCGTTTTTTTTGTTGCATTACCTCTTAGTTTAGGTGTAGCACTTGCTTCTGATGTACCCTTGATCTCAGGATTAATTGCTGCTGTAATCGGGGGTATCGTGGTGTCAATTTTCAGTGGTTCACACATGAGTGTAAGTGGTGCTGCAGCCGGACTTACTGCTATCTGTGCCCAGGCCATTGCCGATCTCGGAAGTCTGGAGTTTTTCTTTTGGGCTGTAAGCATTGCAGGGGTATTCCAAATATTATTGGGGCTATTTAAGATTGGCGGCTTCACTCACCTGGTACCCTCGGCGGTAATCAAAGGGATGCTGTCGGCAATCGGTATCCTGCTGATTTCAAAGCAGATACCCACCGTTCTCGGTTACAACAAACCTGATTTTTGGAACGACACCCTTTTTAACCTATTGACGCTCAACCACATTTTTGGCACTTTGCAGTCATTTGCATTAAGTATTTCGCCCGGAATTATTATAATTTCAATTTTTACTTATGCCCTGTTTTGGGTTTTAGAGAAATATTTTGAAGCTCTGACCAAGATTTTCCCTACTACATTTCTGGTAGTAACCCTATCGAGTGGATTTGCCTGGATCTTGTTTTTGCTTTTTCCCGACCGACTCAGTATCGACGCTTCACATTTTGTAAATATTCCCACTGATACATTCAAAGATTTCAAGCTAAATTTATTTAATGCCAATATTTTAAACAGCAATATCTGGAGAAGTGCCGTTGTGATAGGTTTTGTTGCTTCTTTAGAAACCCTCTTAAGTCTTGAGGCGGTGGACAAAATGGACCCGCATCACAAGATTTCTCCCCAAAACAAGGAACTGTTTGCACAAGGTATCGGAAATTTCTTCAGTGGCATTTTGGGTGGACTACCGGTTACCTCCGTGATTGTAAGAAGCAGTGCCAATATACAAGCCGGTGCCCGGACCAAAACCTCTGCTATCATGCATGGGGTATGGATTCTTCTTGCCATAACCCTGGCTTTGCCAATAATAAATAAAATCCCTTATGCGATTCTTGGGGTAATCCTGATCAGAACGGGTTATAAACTCGCCAACCCAAAAATGATTATGGCTTTGGCGAAACAGGGACGTGAGCAACTCCTTCCTTTTGTGTTTACAGTTGGCTCTATTTTGTTTACTGATTTGCTCATTGGTGTGGTGATTGGCTTTGTGTATTCTATCTTTTTTATCATCAAACATACTTACAGGGCAGGTTATACATATCATGTCAATCAGACGGGTCATAATCCCCACTATGTAATTGACCTGGCCAACAATGTGAGTTTTTTAAACAAGAAAAAGATAATGGAGCTGCTGGATCAAATTCCCGAATATGCCATCGTAGAAATCAATGGAGAGGATTCGGTGTATATTGATTATGACATACTGGAAATCATTGAAGAATACAAACAAAAAGCTCACATTAAACATATTGAGCTTAGAATGAAAGGAATCTCCAAAGTTTCGGTTTTGAGGCATCATTGAGGAGGAATTATAAACTCAAAGAATAATTGCGTTCATTTACATTCTCCATAGTTTTGTGTTTTTAAAGAAAAATCGCATTAATTTTATATCCAATTGTCATGCTGGATATGAAAGCCCTTTTCGCTCATTTTGATACCTTTTTAAAGCTTTCGGATAATGCCGCTGAAGAATTGGAATCTATTACAATTCTTCAGTCTTTAAAGAAAAATGAAATTTTG
It encodes the following:
- a CDS encoding SulP family inorganic anion transporter, translated to MSNYLKNLPKDGWAGFKESFSSDSISGFIVFLLALPLSLGIAKASEFPPIMGLLTAIIGGVVVSFLAGSPLTIKGAAAGLIVIAAECVAEFGGGETGWHLALGAIVVAGVVQVLFGLFKLGKLTDIFPLSAVHGMLAAIGIIIISKQIPILLDIDPALTKGKSTFELIGNIPYYFMHLDPKATLIGIVSLAVMLIWPMLSESPLKKIPAPLVVLLFAIPAELMLDFQTTEPIYALVHLGNLVDSIKINVSFDGVHEIGVFTKYVIMFALVGSLESLLTVKAIDMIDHYKRKSNTNKDLIAVGIGNIIAGVLGGLPMISEVARSSANVANKARTRWANFFHGFFILVFVLFASHLIELIPNTALAAMLITVGIRLAHPKEFMHALHIGKEQLFIFVVTIIFTLWIDLLVGIAAGMLAEIIINLLNGKPLSVIFKTPTEVSFTENKYLVKISKAAVFTNFMGIKRKLEALPPQFYVEIDLEDTLLVDHSVMDNLHNFKNSYENEGGKVVIKGLDKHKPLSGHAASARKKVS
- a CDS encoding DUF2490 domain-containing protein is translated as MKNYIKILTILSVISNQLNAQTISHNNDIWLHYFGKFNLKGRSSVSFEATSRYANGFSEKQQYFIRPSVDYKFSKNLTGSVGYSHYKTYVYGKPAINKIPIPENHAWLQATIISQISKLKITNRLRDENRWVGIAGNENNSNELTIVDYTYRNRLRHMILAIYPIIKISKKYQLSAIAGDEAFYNIGKYAGATFLNQNRIIGGMGLTINPHIQFQLAYIHQHIWNFSNTIRESNPTVRFSVYTNVDLFGSKNQ
- a CDS encoding exo-alpha-sialidase, translating into MPQFLKSSDFGGSNVIFQSLDYGKTWQDISNGLPAHMEDPEFLTNSNKLYIHSKDEMYTRNSNSLSPAWEKDPALKIHGEISMCKSGMYAVAYNGKISKKNPGTNTWSPVFKNLPIDENPGNLTELKSGVFMIAGDNGLFRSSDGGKTWKKVHKGSMGNIQETNGVLLATSQEGIIRSTDNGVSWKKAVSEGGVGIYLARIKDGFVGITYNTTSKTRRVRTSKDDGKTWQAIDAGLPPHANIANVIQAGNYFYCGHPKGIYRSSDKGKHWELLHPTVDDKVFNLTVSGKVIYAIAKNEGC
- a CDS encoding SulP family inorganic anion transporter → MSRKSKYYFLSFIKHDFKSSITVFFVALPLSLGVALASDVPLISGLIAAVIGGIVVSIFSGSHMSVSGAAAGLTAICAQAIADLGSLEFFFWAVSIAGVFQILLGLFKIGGFTHLVPSAVIKGMLSAIGILLISKQIPTVLGYNKPDFWNDTLFNLLTLNHIFGTLQSFALSISPGIIIISIFTYALFWVLEKYFEALTKIFPTTFLVVTLSSGFAWILFLLFPDRLSIDASHFVNIPTDTFKDFKLNLFNANILNSNIWRSAVVIGFVASLETLLSLEAVDKMDPHHKISPQNKELFAQGIGNFFSGILGGLPVTSVIVRSSANIQAGARTKTSAIMHGVWILLAITLALPIINKIPYAILGVILIRTGYKLANPKMIMALAKQGREQLLPFVFTVGSILFTDLLIGVVIGFVYSIFFIIKHTYRAGYTYHVNQTGHNPHYVIDLANNVSFLNKKKIMELLDQIPEYAIVEINGEDSVYIDYDILEIIEEYKQKAHIKHIELRMKGISKVSVLRHH